The following proteins are encoded in a genomic region of Nitratireductor sp. GISD-1A_MAKvit:
- a CDS encoding tyramine oxidase: MRRHLSTTCAALALTALCSGALAHPLDGLSKDEIAEIVTIMKSDERISDEARFPLIELKEPEKAEVLAWKEGDEGPRAATVHVISGDDTYKAEVDLVSGEIENFGPIGGQHMVLLEEFIGAMDLALSDENFVAALAKRELKPDDVFCLPLTAGSFDIEAEAGQRLMKVPCYVNPTGSNFYAKPIEGLYAVVDLAGKSVVEVIDTGVVPVPEDPWGYTEEEVEARTGALRPESNPATLRQEGEPNFTIDGSMVNWDMWRFRWRVDKRPGVVLSNIEVNDRDEWRSVLYQAHLSEVFVPYMDPDKGWYWRTYMDSGEYGFGIFLSPLRAGVDCPSYARFLPATVHDDLGNPIEIPDALCIFERNIGDPAWRHYEIFAQSEDQAVPAEGRPANELVVRSASQVGNYDYLIDYVFEQNGRIRVMVGATGLDAVKGAASTSMADATAEQETRYGTLIMPNLIAPNHDHFFNFRLDFDIDGQDNVFMRTGLVKGEVADDLPRRSMWVAKAEMPKTEMNARYRVNPATPAMYHIMNMGRKVGVGHVPGYMIMPQNSVAYSPLDTENDMPAKRNAYIDYTFWTTPYAVDERYAGGEYAFQSDGTDTLAEWVKQDRSIDNTDIVTWYTMGFHHVPQMEDWPVMSTMWKGFTLKPYNFFPHNPALTVRMPEE, translated from the coding sequence ATGAGAAGACACTTATCGACCACATGCGCAGCCCTTGCGCTCACCGCCTTATGCAGTGGCGCACTCGCACATCCGCTGGACGGTCTCTCCAAAGACGAGATCGCTGAAATCGTCACGATCATGAAGTCCGATGAGCGGATTTCCGACGAAGCCCGCTTTCCACTGATCGAGCTGAAAGAGCCAGAGAAGGCCGAGGTTCTCGCCTGGAAAGAAGGCGATGAAGGCCCCCGCGCCGCCACCGTGCATGTGATTTCCGGCGACGACACCTACAAGGCCGAGGTCGATCTGGTTTCCGGAGAGATCGAGAATTTCGGCCCCATTGGCGGCCAGCATATGGTGCTGCTTGAAGAGTTCATCGGTGCCATGGATCTGGCGCTCTCCGACGAAAACTTCGTGGCAGCGCTGGCAAAGCGCGAGCTCAAGCCGGATGATGTCTTCTGCCTGCCGCTGACTGCCGGTTCCTTCGACATCGAGGCGGAAGCCGGCCAGCGCCTCATGAAGGTGCCCTGCTACGTCAATCCGACCGGCTCCAACTTCTACGCCAAGCCCATTGAAGGTCTCTATGCCGTGGTCGATCTCGCCGGCAAATCCGTGGTGGAAGTTATCGACACCGGCGTCGTCCCCGTGCCGGAGGACCCCTGGGGCTACACAGAGGAAGAGGTCGAAGCGCGCACCGGTGCGCTGCGTCCCGAAAGCAACCCCGCCACGCTGCGACAGGAAGGCGAGCCCAACTTCACCATCGATGGCAGCATGGTGAACTGGGACATGTGGCGGTTCCGCTGGCGCGTCGACAAGCGCCCCGGCGTCGTTCTCTCCAACATCGAGGTGAATGACCGCGACGAATGGCGTTCGGTGCTCTATCAGGCCCATCTGTCGGAAGTGTTCGTGCCTTATATGGACCCGGACAAGGGCTGGTACTGGCGCACCTATATGGACAGCGGCGAATATGGTTTTGGCATCTTCTTAAGCCCGCTGCGCGCAGGCGTCGACTGCCCCTCATACGCCCGCTTCCTGCCCGCCACCGTCCATGACGATCTGGGCAATCCGATCGAGATCCCCGATGCGCTCTGCATCTTCGAGCGCAACATCGGCGACCCCGCATGGCGGCACTACGAAATCTTCGCCCAGAGCGAGGATCAGGCCGTGCCGGCTGAGGGTCGCCCGGCGAACGAGCTCGTGGTGCGCTCCGCCTCGCAGGTCGGCAATTACGACTATCTCATCGACTATGTGTTCGAGCAGAATGGCCGCATCCGCGTGATGGTCGGTGCAACGGGCCTCGACGCGGTGAAGGGCGCCGCCTCCACTTCCATGGCCGACGCCACGGCGGAGCAGGAAACCCGCTACGGGACGCTGATCATGCCAAATTTGATCGCGCCGAACCACGACCACTTCTTCAACTTCCGGCTCGATTTCGACATTGATGGCCAGGACAATGTCTTCATGCGCACCGGCCTTGTGAAAGGCGAGGTCGCAGACGACCTGCCCCGTCGGTCCATGTGGGTGGCAAAGGCAGAGATGCCCAAGACGGAGATGAACGCGCGCTACCGGGTCAATCCGGCGACGCCGGCCATGTACCATATCATGAACATGGGCCGGAAAGTCGGCGTCGGCCACGTGCCGGGCTACATGATCATGCCGCAGAACAGCGTCGCCTACAGCCCGCTCGACACCGAAAACGACATGCCCGCCAAGCGCAACGCCTATATCGACTACACGTTCTGGACCACGCCCTATGCGGTCGATGAGCGCTATGCCGGCGGCGAGTACGCATTCCAGAGCGACGGCACGGACACGCTGGCCGAATGGGTGAAGCAGGACCGCAGCATCGACAACACCGACATTGTCACCTGGTACACGATGGGCTTCCACCACGTGCCGCAGATGGAAGACTGGCCGGTCATGTCGACCATGTGGAAGGGCTTCACACTGAAGCCTTACAACTTCTTCCCGCACAATCCCGCGCTCACCGTGCGGATGCCGGAAGAATAG
- a CDS encoding aldehyde dehydrogenase family protein produces MADTAVAANSDPFHNIINGHKAPASETQPVLDPATGAPAGHMPLGTRSDLDDAVKAARAAFPGWAATSDEKRKAACLKIADLIEQTIPELAPLLTAEQGKPIGGFGSQWEIGAAAAWTRHTAGLALPVSVLQDNNEGRVEVHRKPIGVVGSITPWNFPVLIAAWHIIPAVRAGNCVVIKPSPNTPLATIRFVELINQVLPAGVVNIVCGADEIGAAMSAHPGIDKMVFTGSTGTGRKIMASAAETVKRLTLELGGNDAAIVLPDVDPQAIAEGLFWGAFLNNGQTCACIKRLYVHESIYDAVCDALAALAEAIPMGDGRQEGVALGPVQNAMQFERVKELVEEAKAQGARILTGGAPSGGPGYFYPATIVADAEHGMRLVDEEQFGPVLPIIRYTDVEAVIARANDNPNGLGGSIWSQDTERAKALALQLECGTAWINKHGMIQPNAPFGGIKQSGVGVQFAEAGLMENTVGQTIIM; encoded by the coding sequence ATGGCCGATACCGCAGTAGCAGCGAACAGCGATCCGTTTCACAACATCATCAATGGGCACAAAGCGCCAGCCAGTGAGACACAACCGGTGCTCGATCCGGCAACCGGCGCACCTGCCGGCCATATGCCGCTCGGCACCCGCTCCGACTTGGACGATGCCGTCAAAGCCGCGCGCGCTGCCTTTCCCGGATGGGCTGCAACCAGCGATGAAAAGCGCAAGGCCGCCTGTCTGAAGATCGCTGACCTCATCGAGCAGACCATTCCCGAACTTGCCCCGCTGCTGACCGCCGAGCAGGGCAAGCCCATTGGCGGTTTCGGTTCGCAGTGGGAAATCGGCGCCGCCGCCGCGTGGACCCGCCACACCGCCGGCCTCGCTCTGCCCGTCTCCGTCCTGCAGGACAACAATGAGGGCCGCGTGGAAGTGCACCGCAAGCCCATCGGCGTGGTCGGCTCCATCACCCCGTGGAACTTCCCGGTGCTCATTGCCGCCTGGCACATCATTCCCGCCGTGCGCGCCGGCAATTGCGTGGTCATCAAGCCCTCGCCCAACACGCCGCTTGCCACGATCCGTTTCGTCGAGCTCATCAATCAGGTCTTACCGGCCGGCGTGGTCAACATCGTCTGCGGCGCAGATGAAATCGGCGCGGCCATGTCCGCCCATCCCGGCATTGACAAGATGGTGTTCACCGGCTCCACCGGAACCGGCCGCAAAATCATGGCCTCCGCCGCCGAAACCGTGAAGCGCCTCACCCTTGAGCTGGGCGGCAATGACGCGGCAATCGTGCTGCCCGATGTCGATCCGCAGGCGATAGCCGAAGGGCTCTTCTGGGGAGCATTCCTGAACAACGGACAGACCTGCGCCTGCATCAAGCGGCTCTATGTGCATGAGAGCATTTATGATGCGGTGTGCGATGCGCTTGCAGCCCTCGCCGAGGCCATCCCCATGGGCGACGGGCGGCAGGAGGGTGTCGCTCTCGGCCCCGTCCAGAACGCAATGCAGTTCGAGCGCGTGAAGGAGCTGGTCGAAGAAGCGAAAGCACAAGGCGCCCGCATCCTCACCGGCGGTGCGCCGTCCGGCGGGCCCGGCTACTTCTACCCCGCGACCATCGTCGCCGATGCCGAGCACGGCATGCGCCTCGTCGATGAGGAGCAGTTCGGTCCCGTCCTGCCGATCATCCGGTACACGGATGTCGAGGCGGTGATCGCCCGCGCCAATGACAACCCGAATGGACTTGGCGGTTCGATCTGGTCGCAGGACACCGAACGCGCGAAGGCGCTGGCGCTGCAGCTCGAATGCGGCACCGCATGGATCAACAAGCACGGCATGATCCAGCCCAACGCCCCCTTTGGCGGCATCAAGCAATCAGGGGTCGGCGTACAGTTCGCCGAGGCGGGGCTGATGGAAAATACGGTCGGCCAGACCATCATCATGTGA
- a CDS encoding helix-turn-helix domain-containing protein, which produces MPSDKTNSLASLDAFQAGVRNVCGQFLVSPPDGARDMRGIITLKQRQALAVAVVRNSAARINRDWRCIRQDSAEHLFLVLQKSGHSVMRQGDADVRLAPGDFIMIDSAYPSRFLYGDSGSLQYSVHLNRSEFAHRFGTAALGGCPIPGSTEIGMALRATIDRLVNAEDAAAQQHFIGEAFFNLMGAYLCGLEAGSLPSAGTSDELLVAKARAYIRQRFRDPECTPASVASAMGVSLRALQRRFQAAGSSLSDCLIGTRLDYVCERLMGQKCAGTSERISSIAFDAGFNDLSYFNRQFRARFKVPPGEYRLHAATSSAKDLTQ; this is translated from the coding sequence ATGCCGTCTGACAAGACAAACAGCCTGGCATCGCTCGATGCCTTCCAGGCTGGTGTGCGCAATGTTTGCGGCCAGTTTCTGGTGTCGCCGCCGGATGGCGCACGCGACATGCGCGGCATCATCACACTGAAACAGCGTCAGGCGCTGGCAGTGGCGGTGGTGCGCAACAGCGCTGCGCGCATCAACCGGGACTGGCGCTGCATTCGTCAGGATTCCGCCGAGCATCTGTTTCTCGTCCTGCAAAAGTCGGGGCATTCGGTCATGCGACAGGGTGATGCCGATGTGCGTCTCGCACCAGGCGATTTCATCATGATCGATTCGGCCTATCCTTCCCGCTTTCTTTATGGCGATAGCGGCAGCCTGCAATACTCCGTCCATCTGAACCGCTCCGAGTTCGCCCACCGCTTTGGCACGGCAGCGCTCGGCGGCTGCCCGATCCCCGGCTCCACCGAGATCGGCATGGCCTTACGCGCCACCATCGACCGCCTGGTGAATGCGGAAGATGCCGCCGCTCAGCAGCATTTCATAGGCGAGGCCTTCTTCAATCTGATGGGAGCCTATCTTTGCGGGCTTGAAGCCGGCAGCCTTCCGTCGGCTGGCACCAGCGATGAGCTGCTTGTCGCCAAGGCGCGCGCCTATATCCGCCAGCGCTTCCGCGATCCCGAATGCACCCCGGCGAGCGTCGCATCGGCGATGGGGGTGAGCCTGCGCGCCCTGCAGCGCCGGTTTCAGGCTGCTGGCTCCTCATTGTCGGATTGCCTGATCGGCACACGGCTCGATTATGTCTGCGAACGGCTTATGGGCCAGAAATGCGCGGGAACGTCGGAGCGGATCTCTAGTATTGCATTCGATGCCGGCTTCAACGACCTGTCCTATTTCAACCGGCAGTTCCGGGCGCGTTTCAAGGTCCCACCCGGCGAATACCGTCTTCATGCAGCGACGTCATCGGCCAAAGACCTGACGCAATAG
- a CDS encoding TRAP transporter permease produces MAQTPETDRAEALTEEEMKALEEQFDSEVRFRPLPSLLSWIAGGALFILSCYHYYTSGYGIPQATTHRGLHLAFTLALIFVFFAAWHQPREPRRGLLYPLGMPVQDWVFAIAGAVSALYVPWIFNELAFRVGDPLPIDVIMGTVLIAVLLEATRRAMGWPLPVIALLFIAYAYFGQSMPGILAHPGASWDNIVNHLYLTSQGIYGTALGVISTYVFHFVLFGVLATRIGLGQLFIDLASALAGRYSGGPAKVSVLSSAMLGSISGSSIANTVTTGSLTIPAMIRIGYPRHFAAAVEAASSTGGQITPPVMGAVAFLMIEYLGVPLTTILTAALVPAFMHFFGVLVQVHLEARRRGLRGLTKDELPVAWTVFKAGWLTTLPLFVLIAILLSGKTPYLAAFWGITACLLVLVIQNFLRHDIKTAVMESIRETWEGFVVGAKYSLSVTAAAALVGVIIGVVTLTGVGFKIAYMVTSVAAGWAQSVADGLAFLPFELFSVATLTLLFTLIMTAMVCVLMGCGIPTTANYLIMIAVAAPILNLLGVEPIVAHFFVFYFGVLADITPPVALAAYAAAGIAGANAFKAGNTAFRLGMGKALVPFVFVFSPSMLLVTDSFTWSEFFVATIGAMLGIWMLSAAFSSWLFAPLRVYERLLLALAAILFVAPDLYATLAGAVIVLPVFVRQMISRREASPSGS; encoded by the coding sequence ATGGCCCAGACACCTGAAACCGATCGCGCCGAAGCGCTGACCGAAGAGGAAATGAAGGCGCTTGAAGAGCAGTTCGATTCCGAAGTCCGCTTCAGACCATTGCCGTCCCTGCTCAGCTGGATCGCCGGCGGCGCCCTGTTCATCCTCTCCTGCTATCACTATTACACATCGGGATATGGCATCCCGCAGGCCACCACTCATCGCGGCCTGCACCTGGCCTTCACCCTCGCCCTGATCTTCGTCTTCTTCGCCGCATGGCACCAGCCGCGCGAACCCCGCCGCGGATTGCTCTATCCGCTTGGCATGCCTGTCCAGGATTGGGTGTTCGCAATCGCCGGTGCCGTTTCGGCACTCTATGTTCCGTGGATTTTCAACGAGCTCGCCTTCCGCGTCGGCGATCCATTGCCCATCGATGTCATCATGGGAACGGTGCTGATCGCGGTGCTGCTTGAAGCGACGCGGCGCGCCATGGGCTGGCCGCTGCCCGTCATTGCCCTTCTGTTCATCGCCTATGCCTATTTCGGCCAGTCGATGCCCGGAATTCTCGCCCATCCGGGTGCCAGCTGGGACAACATCGTCAACCATCTATACCTGACCAGCCAGGGCATTTACGGCACGGCGCTCGGCGTCATCTCGACCTATGTGTTCCACTTCGTGCTGTTCGGCGTTCTTGCCACCCGCATCGGCCTGGGGCAGCTCTTCATCGATCTCGCTTCGGCTCTGGCCGGGCGCTATTCAGGCGGGCCCGCCAAAGTATCCGTGCTCTCCTCCGCGATGCTCGGCTCGATCTCCGGTTCTTCCATCGCCAACACGGTGACAACCGGCTCGCTCACCATCCCGGCGATGATCCGCATCGGCTATCCGCGCCATTTCGCGGCAGCCGTCGAGGCCGCAAGCTCCACCGGCGGTCAGATCACGCCGCCCGTCATGGGCGCGGTCGCCTTCCTGATGATCGAATATCTGGGCGTTCCGCTCACCACCATTCTCACCGCCGCGCTGGTGCCTGCCTTCATGCATTTCTTCGGCGTTCTGGTGCAGGTGCACCTGGAAGCGCGCCGCCGCGGCCTGCGCGGTCTCACCAAAGACGAACTGCCCGTCGCGTGGACCGTCTTCAAGGCCGGCTGGCTCACCACGCTGCCACTGTTCGTCCTGATAGCCATCCTCTTGTCGGGCAAGACGCCCTATCTCGCCGCCTTCTGGGGCATCACGGCGTGCCTGCTCGTGCTGGTCATCCAGAATTTTCTGCGTCACGATATCAAGACCGCAGTCATGGAAAGCATCCGCGAGACCTGGGAGGGTTTCGTTGTCGGCGCGAAATACTCGCTTTCGGTCACCGCCGCTGCAGCCCTTGTCGGTGTCATCATCGGTGTCGTCACGCTTACCGGCGTCGGCTTCAAGATCGCCTATATGGTCACATCCGTGGCCGCCGGCTGGGCGCAGAGTGTGGCAGACGGCCTCGCCTTCCTGCCCTTCGAGCTCTTCAGCGTCGCCACGCTGACCCTGCTTTTCACCCTCATCATGACGGCAATGGTCTGCGTTTTGATGGGCTGCGGCATTCCCACCACGGCCAACTACCTGATCATGATCGCGGTTGCCGCCCCCATTCTGAACCTGCTCGGGGTCGAGCCAATCGTGGCCCACTTCTTCGTGTTCTATTTCGGAGTTCTGGCAGACATCACTCCGCCCGTTGCCCTGGCGGCATACGCCGCAGCCGGCATTGCCGGCGCCAACGCCTTCAAGGCCGGCAACACCGCCTTCCGGCTGGGCATGGGCAAGGCACTGGTGCCCTTCGTCTTCGTCTTCTCGCCCTCCATGCTGCTTGTCACCGACAGCTTCACCTGGAGCGAGTTCTTCGTGGCAACGATTGGCGCGATGCTGGGCATTTGGATGCTTTCGGCAGCATTCTCAAGCTGGCTCTTTGCGCCGCTGCGCGTCTATGAGCGGCTGCTTCTTGCCCTTGCTGCGATCCTCTTTGTCGCGCCCGACCTCTACGCGACGCTGGCTGGCGCCGTCATCGTACTTCCGGTGTTCGTAAGACAGATGATCAGCCGCAGAGAGGCAAGCCCCTCCGGCTCCTGA
- a CDS encoding VOC family protein — protein sequence MAKCIHTMIRVLNEERSVAFYRTAFGLEVADRFDFEGFTLVYLRNAEADFEVELTINKDRTEPYDQGDGYGHLAVAVDDLDAEHARFKAEGLEPRDVVAFEREGTLLARFFFVQDPDGYKIEVLQKHGRYR from the coding sequence TTGGCCAAGTGTATTCACACCATGATCCGCGTCTTGAACGAGGAGAGATCAGTCGCGTTTTACAGGACTGCCTTTGGTCTGGAGGTGGCTGATCGGTTTGACTTTGAGGGTTTCACCCTCGTTTACCTGCGAAATGCTGAAGCCGATTTCGAAGTCGAGCTTACCATAAACAAGGACCGGACAGAGCCTTATGATCAGGGCGATGGCTACGGACATCTGGCGGTGGCGGTGGATGACCTCGACGCGGAGCATGCGCGCTTCAAGGCCGAAGGGCTGGAACCACGCGATGTGGTGGCGTTCGAACGGGAAGGGACGTTGCTGGCGCGATTCTTTTTCGTGCAGGACCCCGATGGATACAAGATCGAGGTGCTGCAGAAGCACGGCCGTTATCGCTGA
- a CDS encoding site-specific integrase, whose protein sequence is MAKLTKRALEAMDPPAKGKQSFLWDSELRGFGVRLLPSGLQTFILQYRNTANKERRINLGRFGVITVEQARDKARIKLGAIAAGEDPADTDDDPHHQATVAMLCDWYLTEAEAGRILGRRNRPIKKSTLGMDKSRIETHIKPLLGDRLAHTLKVADIEGMQSDIVAGKTAKSRGKGRGGVAAGGPGVASRAVGTLQAILGHAARLGKIENHPSRGARKLAGKRKTRRLSVAEIKKLGMAMRHAERNGEHPVGLAIVRLLLLTGFRISEGQAMQRAWIHADAGYISFPDTKGDAQVRAIGPAAAKLIASQPVQQNCPYVFPSDVGDGHFTASKACLARLCASVGIEGVTPHTLRHTFGSVAGDLGFSELTIRALLGHAAQSVTQGYVHIDEALKLAVTRTCDEIASLLDSSEEKAFLNAEEFQAA, encoded by the coding sequence ATGGCCAAACTTACCAAAAGGGCGCTTGAGGCGATGGACCCGCCGGCAAAAGGCAAGCAGTCTTTTCTATGGGACAGCGAATTGCGTGGCTTCGGGGTACGCCTGCTCCCCTCAGGTCTGCAAACATTCATTTTGCAGTACCGCAACACTGCCAACAAAGAGCGGCGTATCAACCTTGGTCGTTTCGGCGTGATTACCGTCGAACAAGCAAGAGACAAGGCGAGGATCAAGCTTGGCGCCATTGCCGCTGGAGAGGATCCGGCCGACACGGATGATGATCCCCACCATCAGGCAACTGTTGCGATGCTCTGCGACTGGTACCTTACAGAGGCGGAAGCGGGACGCATCCTTGGACGCCGCAATCGACCGATCAAGAAGTCGACACTTGGCATGGACAAGAGTCGCATCGAAACGCACATCAAGCCGCTCTTGGGCGATCGCCTGGCTCACACCCTGAAGGTCGCCGACATCGAAGGCATGCAATCCGACATCGTTGCCGGAAAGACAGCCAAATCGAGAGGCAAAGGCCGCGGCGGCGTTGCCGCCGGCGGGCCTGGCGTTGCGTCTCGGGCAGTCGGGACACTTCAGGCTATCCTTGGTCATGCTGCCCGTCTCGGCAAGATCGAGAATCATCCAAGCCGTGGTGCGCGAAAGCTCGCGGGCAAAAGGAAGACCCGACGCCTGAGTGTGGCTGAGATCAAGAAGCTTGGCATGGCAATGCGGCATGCGGAGCGCAATGGCGAACATCCTGTTGGCCTCGCAATCGTCCGGCTTCTTTTGCTCACGGGTTTTCGTATTTCCGAAGGCCAAGCGATGCAGCGCGCCTGGATTCACGCGGATGCAGGCTACATTAGTTTTCCCGATACCAAGGGGGACGCACAGGTCCGCGCGATCGGACCTGCTGCAGCGAAGCTAATTGCCAGCCAGCCGGTGCAACAGAACTGTCCCTATGTCTTCCCGTCTGATGTCGGCGACGGCCATTTCACAGCTAGTAAGGCATGCTTAGCTAGACTTTGTGCAAGCGTTGGAATTGAGGGCGTAACACCCCATACTCTACGACACACGTTCGGAAGCGTTGCGGGAGATCTTGGATTCTCCGAATTGACGATCCGGGCGTTGCTCGGCCATGCGGCCCAGAGTGTAACTCAGGGCTATGTTCATATCGATGAGGCGCTGAAACTCGCGGTCACGCGCACATGTGACGAGATCGCGTCGCTGTTGGACAGTTCGGAGGAGAAGGCGTTCCTAAACGCTGAAGAGTTTCAAGCCGCGTGA
- a CDS encoding heme lyase CcmF/NrfE family subunit — protein MVELGHFALVLAFSLAAIQFAVPLAGTQFGDSRLAAVAGPAATMCFLLTTLSFVALTSAYVQSDFSVANVWANSHSAKPMLFKITGVWGNHEGSMLLWVLILTLFGALVAWFSNNLPPTLRANVLSVQGLIAAAFLLFILTTSNPFIRINPAPVEGRDLNPILQDIGLAIHPPLLYLGYVGFSVCFSFAVAALVEGKIDAAWARWVRPWTLTAWIFLTGGISMGSYWAYYELGWGGWWFWDPVENASFLPWLAGTALLHSAVVMEKRSALRIWTLLLSILTFSLSLLGTFLVRSGVLTSVHAFASDPARGVFILMILIMFIGGALSLFALRANRLAPGGLFHPISREGALVFNNLFLATAAATVLIGTLYPLALEVVTGEKISVGAPFFNLTFVPLVVPLLLVVPLGPLLAWKRGDLYAVSQRLYVALGAALLAALIGFFMVDGTNALAAFGVGLAFWLMFGSLTDIALKSGIGNLRLSVVWRRLKGLTRSIYGTALAHLGLGVTVLGIVAVTSLEIERIVVMRPGDTLTIAAYTLSYKGISPYQGPNFSEDRAQFEYFDKAGRLRGEITSSKRLYTARQMPTTEAGIATRGFSQLYVSIGDVTPGGGLVVRAWWKPLILLIWLGGAVMMLGGTLSLLDRRLRVGVPSARKLKSAVPVKAVAS, from the coding sequence ATTGTTGAGCTTGGGCATTTTGCGCTGGTGCTGGCCTTCTCGTTGGCCGCCATACAATTCGCCGTTCCGCTTGCCGGTACTCAGTTTGGTGATTCCAGATTGGCAGCCGTTGCAGGCCCGGCTGCGACGATGTGTTTCCTACTCACTACGCTGTCATTTGTCGCACTGACGTCCGCCTACGTTCAGTCAGATTTCTCGGTAGCAAATGTTTGGGCGAATTCGCATTCTGCAAAGCCAATGCTATTTAAAATCACAGGTGTGTGGGGAAATCACGAGGGATCGATGCTTTTATGGGTCCTGATTCTTACATTATTCGGTGCGTTAGTGGCTTGGTTTAGCAATAATCTGCCACCGACGCTTCGGGCGAATGTGCTTTCGGTGCAAGGGTTGATTGCAGCGGCGTTTCTGCTCTTCATCCTGACGACGTCGAATCCTTTCATTCGGATTAATCCCGCGCCTGTCGAGGGGCGAGATCTCAATCCGATACTTCAGGACATCGGCCTCGCGATACATCCGCCACTTCTTTACTTGGGTTATGTTGGCTTCTCGGTTTGCTTCAGCTTTGCCGTTGCTGCTCTCGTTGAGGGAAAGATCGACGCTGCGTGGGCGCGCTGGGTTCGGCCATGGACGCTCACTGCCTGGATATTCCTAACCGGCGGGATCTCGATGGGCTCTTACTGGGCGTATTACGAACTTGGTTGGGGAGGTTGGTGGTTCTGGGATCCCGTGGAAAACGCATCTTTCCTGCCTTGGTTGGCGGGTACCGCATTGCTGCATTCCGCAGTGGTGATGGAAAAGCGCTCGGCCCTGAGAATCTGGACGCTCTTGCTGTCTATTCTCACCTTCTCGCTTTCGTTGCTGGGAACCTTTCTCGTCCGATCGGGGGTTTTGACGTCGGTTCATGCTTTCGCCAGCGATCCTGCACGAGGCGTCTTTATCCTGATGATCCTCATAATGTTTATTGGAGGTGCGCTATCCCTATTCGCGCTGCGCGCCAATAGGTTGGCGCCCGGCGGGCTGTTTCATCCGATTTCGCGCGAGGGAGCCCTGGTTTTCAACAACCTTTTTCTGGCAACCGCAGCCGCGACGGTCCTGATCGGGACGCTCTATCCGCTCGCGCTCGAGGTGGTAACCGGCGAAAAGATTTCAGTTGGCGCCCCCTTCTTCAATCTAACCTTTGTCCCGCTGGTGGTTCCGTTGTTGCTTGTGGTCCCGCTCGGCCCTCTTCTTGCCTGGAAGCGTGGCGATCTCTATGCCGTCTCGCAACGCTTGTACGTTGCCTTGGGAGCAGCGCTGCTGGCGGCACTCATAGGCTTCTTCATGGTTGATGGAACCAACGCGTTGGCCGCCTTTGGAGTGGGGCTCGCATTCTGGTTGATGTTCGGGTCGCTTACCGACATCGCACTCAAATCTGGCATAGGAAACCTCAGACTCTCAGTCGTCTGGAGACGCTTAAAGGGTTTGACGCGCTCGATCTATGGGACGGCCTTAGCACATCTCGGGCTGGGCGTTACGGTGCTGGGCATCGTCGCCGTCACATCGTTGGAAATCGAGCGGATTGTCGTCATGCGTCCCGGCGATACATTGACGATCGCGGCCTATACACTCAGTTACAAAGGCATTTCGCCCTATCAGGGGCCGAATTTTTCCGAGGATCGAGCTCAGTTTGAATACTTCGATAAGGCTGGTCGCCTCCGGGGTGAAATCACCTCATCAAAGAGGCTCTACACTGCGCGCCAAATGCCGACCACCGAGGCTGGAATTGCTACGCGTGGCTTTAGCCAGCTCTACGTATCAATAGGCGACGTCACACCCGGCGGCGGTCTAGTGGTGCGCGCATGGTGGAAACCGCTGATTTTGCTTATCTGGCTTGGCGGTGCGGTTATGATGCTGGGCGGCACTCTATCACTTTTGGATCGAAGACTGCGAGTCGGGGTACCTTCAGCGCGCAAACTGAAAAGTGCCGTCCCGGTGAAGGCTGTAGCATCATAG